TGTGGGTGTGAAGGATAAGGAAAATAATCTAATAAAACGCCTTCTTTGATGGCTTTTTCTACCAATGCAAAAGTATGCTGTGGCACTACGACATCATCTTGCATGCCATGGATAAGCAACAATTTGCCTTTTAGTAGGTGAATTTTATTGAGCAAACTGGCATTGAGATAGCCCGTTGGATTTTCTTGTGGCGTGTCCATGTATCGCTCGGTGTACATTACCTCGTAAAATTTCCAATCCACAACGGCTCCGCCTGCTACGCCTACTTTGAAAACGTCAGGGTGTTTGAGCATCAGCGAAGTAGTCATAAAACCACCAAAACTCCAACCAAAAACGCCCATCTTGTCGGTATCGACAAAGGGCAAAGTTTTGAGATATTCTACGCCTACCATCTGGTCGGCTACCTCGTTTTCACCCAACTTTCTGTGAATAGACTGCTCGAACTTTGCGCCACGATTTGCCGAACCGCGATTGTCGAGTGAAAAGACCACATACCCTTGTTGCGCCATATAGAGCATAAAATAGTCGGCAGCATAGCGAAAACTTTGATTGATGAGCTGCAAATGAGGACCGCCATAGACATAAACCATAACGGGATACTTGCGGCTTGGGTCAAAATTTGTCGGCTTTATCAGGCGGCTGTATAGCGTCTGTCCGTCGGCTGCTTGGTGCGTTTGGATAGAAATTTCGCCGATTTCGTATTTTTCCAAAGGATTTTTAGATTGCTTTACAGTGGCGATACGCTGCCCTGTTTTTGTATCTAAAAGCAAAGCCTCAAAAGGCACTTCGGGGCTGCTATACGTATCTAAAAGCAAAGTGCCGTCTTGATTGAGCTTGCCCCCATGCACGCCTGCCTGTGTGGAAAGTTGTGTCGTTTTTCCTGTCGCAATTTCTGAAACAAAAAGATGACTTTCTAAGGGTTTTCCAAAGTTGGCTACATAGAAAACGCGCTCGCCCTTTGCATCAAAACCCAACAATTCCAAGACCTGCCCTTCTCCCTGACTAACGGCACGAATGAGTTTGCCTTCGGTATCGTATAGATAAAGATGATTAAAACCATTGCGCTCACTTTGTACCAAAAATTGATTTGGATTTTGGGGTAAAAAAGCGAGGGGGTGCTGCGGCTCTACCCATTCTGTGTCGTTTTCTTTAAAGAGTTCTTTCAGGAATTTACCATTTTGGGCATCATACACGCGCCATGCAGCCTCATCTTGCGCTCGATTGACGACTGCCAAATAGATTTTTTTGCCGTCAGGACTCCACGTAAGATTGGTTAGGTACTGTTCAGAAGGCTCGCCTGTTTGCAAATAGACCGTTTTTTGACTCTTGACATCAAAAACGCCTATCGTAACCTGCTGACTTGTTGCCCCTGCCATGGGGTATTTGATAGGTGCGTGCGTAGCCGTAGCGGGAGCGTAGTCTGCAAGCGGATAGCTCGTTACGCCGCTTTGGTCTATGCGCGAAAACGCCAACTTGCTGCCATCTGGCGACCAAAAAGTGCCTTTTGTGATGCCAAATTCGCTTCTATGCGCTGCCTCGCCATAAGAAATTTCGAGCGACCCATCTTTGCTTACCGCCATCTGGTTTCCATTTTGGGCGATAAAAAGGTTGTAATTTTTGGTATAAGCCACTGCACCACTTTTGGCATAGTCTTTATTTTCTGCGCCGCTCTCTATTTGTGTTAGGGTTTCGATGCTTTTGGTATCGATTTGATAGCTTAGATAGAGATTATCATTTTCAAACCTAATTTCATTTTTGCTTGCCCAAACAAACTGCGGATAGGTGAGCAAAGGCTTCCTACCTGTGCCTGCCAAAATCTGACTCAAATCTTCGAAGGTGAACAAAAGTTCGGTTTTGCCCTTGTCGTCTATCTGCATCAGTCCTTTTTCATAGTCGAGGTATGAAATAAAATTCGTTTCAGGGCGTGCCTGCGTGCTATAAACCGCTTCGGGGTAGAGCAAATGATTGGTTACAATCTCTTCGAGTGTCAATTTTTTCTTCTCTGTTTGCGCCGTAAGGGTTTGTGCCTCTACTTGCTGCAAAGAAACAGAGCCTAACAAAGTGGTGGCGCAAATGCAAAGGGCAGAAAACGCCAACTTTTTTGTACGATTTTTTAGATTCATCTTTAATTAGTTAGAAATATAGTTGAAGGTTTAAAGCGAGCGATACATCTTCACATGGGGGATTCCCACTTCGAGGAAGGTATCGCCTACGGCTTGGTAGTTTAATTTTTGATAAAAAGAAAATGCCACCTGACGCACATGTGCCTCCACATAGTCATAACCCTGCGCTTTTGCCCATTGGTGAGCCGCTTGAAGAAGTTTAGAGCCATAACCGCTTGCCTGCTGTTGAGGTCTTACGGCTACCTGTCGCATTTTCAACTTTGTATCAGAAAGTGGTTTTAGAATGAGTGTCGCAAGCACTTCGCCCTGCTCTTCCCAAATACAATGAAAGCTATCGGCTTCTTGGTCTAATTCTTCTTTTGTAAAATCTAAGCCAAGCGGTAGGCGCAAGACCTCGCGCCGCAAGGCTACGGCTTGCTTGTATTGAGGGCTTTGATGGGGTACGGTTCGAAATGACATACAGTTTTGCGTAAGAATTGGATACAAAAGCCGCCTATCAAAGAGATAAGCAGAGATAAGCGACTCTTTTTGATAACGCTTTAAACGACTTCTAAAATACTTCGGAAGGCGACAAATTTGCCTTTATATTTTTCGTTGGTCTTGGCTTGCAGCGCAGGGGCGGCATTTTTTTGGTAGGATTCCAAATCTGCCAGCGTCTTGCAGGTGTATTGTATGGCGTAGGTAGTGCCTTGTGCCTCGGCACTTTCGGTGAGCAGGCGCAGCATTTTGTTTTCGGTAAAATAGCCTGTCTGCATCACTTCGGGGATATGTACCGCCTTCATCCATTCGAGCCACTCCTGATGTACCTCGTCGGCGATATTGATGGTTACGTTGTAAATAATCATAGTTGAAGAAGAGAAGTATCGAATCAATAGAAAAAACAAAGAAGGCACTTTTTGGGCAAACTGCCAAAAAAAGGGGCGTTTTTTGGGAAGGGATTTAGCTTTTAGTAATCGTAAAGCCACCGTCTTTTCATAAGAAAATATTTATATAATTTCAAAAAAATAATCTTATTTTAATAAAAATATTCTAATAGATACGATACAAAAAAAACAACCCCCTACCAAAAGTAGGGGGCTGTTTGTGTAAAGACTAAAAACCTACAAAGTTTGCGTTAGATATTGCGAACCCTTACGCAATGGGTTCTTTTCGCGGTTCTGTGTTGGGATTTTTGGGTTCTACTTCGGGCGTTTGGACAACAAAAGGCTTGCTTTTGGGTGCGAAAAGACGCGCCAACTTATCTGCCAAAAGGTACATCACAGGTACAATGACCAAGGTAAGGAAGGTGGCGAAGACCAAGCCGAAAATTACCGTCCAAGCCATAGGTCCCCAGAAGATGGCGTTGTCGCCGCCCATGTAAATATCGGGGTCGAAGCTGGCATAGAACTTAAAGAAGTCGATGTTTAGCCCTATCGCCAAAGGCACTAAGCCCAAAACAGTCGTGATGGCGGTAAGCAAGACAGGGCGCAAGCGTGTATAACCCCCTTCTACCAAGACTTCAATTAGGTCGGCATCAGAGAGAAACTCGCCTTCCTCTAAGCCCCTTTCCTCGCGCTTGCGCTGCCTGACCGAATCGGTGTAGTCTATCAATACGATAGCGTTATTTACCACAACGCCCGCCAAAGAGATAATCCCGATACCCGTCATGATGATAACAAAGTTCATATTGAAGATAGCCAATCCTAAGAATACGCCAATGGTACTCAAAAGCACCGAAGTCATGACGATAAAGGGCTTGACTAAGGAATTGAACTGCATGACCAAAAGCAAAAAGATGGCACTCACCGCAATCAAAAGCGCGTTGCGAAGGAAAAGAAACGACTTTTGTTGTTCTTCCTGCTCACCTGTGAATTTCCACTGATAGCCTTCGGGCATCGGATAGGTAGCTAATAGCGTCTTGATTTGCTCGACAATTTCGTTGGCATTGTAACCTTCCACTACATTCGAGCCAATGGCAATCATACGCTTCAAATCTTTGCGCTTAATAGAGCCAAAAGAAGAACTATAATCTACGGTCGCGACTGCCGAAATGGGAATTTGACGGTACTGCCCCCTATTGTCGCGAAACGTAATGACTTGGTTCATCAAGGTAGAAAGATTGTAGCGATACTTTTCCTCCAAACGCAATTGGATAGGATAATCTTCGTCTTTGTCTTTAAACTTGGAAACCTCCTTGCCATAAATTGCCGTCCGCAAGGTAGTGGCAATGGTGAAAGTAGAAAGTCCGTACAAACGCGCCTTATCTCTATCGATGGTAAGCAAGAGTTCGGGCTTACCCGTTTCAGCATCTAACTCTAAATTGTCTATGCCTGCGATACCTTCCCTATCGATAAAGGCTTTGATATTTTCCGATACTTCTACTAATTTGGTGTAGTCATCACCCGTAACTTCGATATTGATAGGCTTGCCCACAGGCGGTCCTTCTCTATTTTTTTCGGTCTTGATGGTAATGCCTGACACGTTTTTGACGCTTTCGGCTAATTTTTTCATCACATCAGAAGTAGCTACCTCGCCTCTTAGCTCGAAATCTACGAAGGCTACCGCAATTCGCGCCTTATTGGGCGTTGCGCCCCCTGCGCTACCCATTGCCTGATTGGGGTCGCCCGAACCTGCACCGACATTGGTAATGACCGATTTGATAATGCCCTTGTAGGGTTCGAGGGTCTGATAGATAATTTTTTCCACTTCTTTTGCCTTTGCGTCCATCGTATAAATATCCGTACCCAAAGGAGCTTCCATGTACATATACACAAAAAGCGGCTCATTAGAAGGGAAAAGCTCTACTTTCGGCTGACGCAATCCCACTAAAAAGATACTTCCAAAAAGCAAGAAGAACATCGAAACAAAGAGAAAATAAGGCGTTCTGCCCTTTAAAGCAAAACTAAGCAAGCGCAAATACAAGCCTTCCACAACGGTAAGCACCTTATCCTGAAAAGCATGTGCCAAAGGCGAAAGCACATAGACATTGCCCAGCGCAATAAGCGCGTAAGTCATCAAAAGGTTAGGAACGGTATAAGTGTCGTTGATAAAATAAAGCGGCAGAGCCAAACCCATGGCGACCAAACTGCTCACTAAAATTCCTTTGTTGATGGTCTTTTTCGTGCCTTTGCTGCTCGTGCGCATAAACGCCTTAGCAAACACAGGATTGATAACCAAGCCTACAAAAAGCGAAGATGCCAGTACAATAATCAGCGTAATGGGCAGGTATTTCATAAATTCGCCCAAGATACCGCCCCAAAAAGCCAGCGGCACAAAGGCAGCCAACGTAGTGGCAGTAGAAGCGATAATCGGAATCGCCACCTCGCCCACACCATATTTGGCGGCTTCAAAAGGGGTATAGCCCTGCTCCATAAGGCGATAGGTATTTTCCACTACCACAATCGCATTATCTACCAGCATACCCAAAGCCAGAATAAGGGCAAAAAGCACAATCATATTGATAGTAACGCCCATCATATTCAAGACCAAAAAGGAAAGGAACATAGAAAGCGGAATGGCAACCCCTACTAAGGAGGCATTGCGAAGCCCTAAGAAAAAGAGAAGCACGCCCACTACCAAAAGTACGCCCGAAATGATGTTGTTTTCCAAATTGGCGATTTGCTTTTTGATGTTTTCCGACTGGTCGTTGGTGCTAACAATCTTCAAACCCGAAGGGAAACGCTCTTTTTGGGCTTTCTCTAAAATAAGGGCAATCTGCTCGGCAGCACTGATAAGGTTTGCACCACTGCGCTTTTTCACTTTGAGCGAAATAACAGGCTTGCTATCCTGCTGCATCTCATCACCCTTAGCCAAACGCGCAATACTTTTGCGCTCTACGTAATTATCGCTCACCTTTGCCACATCTTTGAGATAAACGGCATCGGCGTTTTCTGATTTTACGATAATGGTTTCAATTTCTTTGACCTTCGAAAACTCACCATCTACGCGCAAAGAGCGGCGATAGCCCGAATTGAGAATTTCGCCTCCCGAAGCCGTTAGGTTTTCGCTGGCAATGGCATTTTCAATGTCCGAAAAAGCCACTTTTCGCGCCGCCATTTCATGCAAATTGGCGTTGATTTGAATTTCACGCTCCAAATCGCCTGTGATATCTACTTCCGAAATTTCGGGCAGAGCCTCCATTTCATCTTGCAAATATTCAGCATACTCTTTGAGCTTCGAAATTTCGAAATCGCCCGATAAGTTAATCTCTACGATAGGAATTTCGGAAAGGTCGAGTTCCATGACCGTCGGTTCGGTATCTAAATCGTTGGGCAAATCCTTTTTAGACTTATCTACGGCATCTTTGGTATCTGTTACGGCTTTGCTGATTTGCACGTCTTCATTAAATTCTACCACAATCGCCGAAGCGTCTTGCACCGAAGTAGAAGTAATTTTCTTGACCCCTTTCAAAGATTTCAACTCTTTTTCTATGGGGCGGCTAATCAGGTTTTCAATATCCACAGGCGAATTGCCGGGATAGACCGTTTGCACATACACCGTCGGCATCTTGATTTCTGGAAACTGCTCCTTAGGCATGCCAATGTAAGCCATCAGACCCGCCACCACGATAATCGCCGTCAGGATAAAAACACTCGTGGCATTGCTTAGGGAAAAGGTAGAAAGCCCGAAAGTTTTGAGTTGGGGTTGTTTTTCCGACATAAAATTTGAAAAATAATAAGGTTGGAATCTATATGCAAAAGTGTGAGAAAGAGGCTACTTTCAGAGGCGCAAGACATCGCCTGTAATGACCTCGTTGTAGCCCTTGACTATCACCTGCTCACTACCCGTCAAGCCACTCTTGATGAGCGTCTGTCCGTCGTAGGAAATACCTGTTTCTACCACCACTTTTTTGGCAAGCATTTCACTGCCTTGCTTTTCGGCGATATAAAGGAACTTATTGCCATCTGTACCTAACTGCACCACGTTGGTAGGCACCACGACGGCATCTTTTTGGGTAAAGTCATTGATTTTAACCGTCGTTACGGCATTGGGTTTGAAGTTGCCATCTTTGTTGTTGATGTCAATTTGAATCGTAAAGGTGCGATTGGTAGGATTGATGGCTTGGCTCACGAAAGAGATTTTTTCCTTCTGCTCTACATTCATGGCAGGCATCGAAACCGTGACCTCATCACCTTTATTGACATCGGCAAGATAGGCTTCCGAAACCTCCGCCGTTACAGTTACTTGGCTCAAATTGACAATTCTAACCATCGGCGACATGGGGCTTCCTATTTCGCCTTGTTTGGCAAAAACGGCATCAATCACGCCCGAAATAGGGGCAGTAACGACGGCTTTCCCCATTTGGGTCTTCAAAGCGAGGATATTTTTTTCCAAGCTCTCCTTCTGGTTTTTGGCTTGTAGGTATTCTATTTCCGAGCCGATATTTTGTTTCCAAAGGTTTTGGCGTTTTTCAAAGAGCGTATTGGCAAGTTCTAAGCGCGTTTCTAATTCCGCAATTTGGGTTTGCAGAAGGCTCTGGTCGAGGATAGCGATAGTCTGCCCTGCGCTTACATTCTGCCCTTCTTTTACCAAAACAGACTTGATAACGCCCTGCATTTCAGGCATGACGTTGATGTTTTGGTCAGATTCTACCGTACCCTGCACTTCTATAAAGTGTAGAAATTCTGTCTTGGCAAGTGGCAATAGCTCTACAAGTTTGCGCGTCTGCGTTTTTTCTTCTGCACCCGCTCCTACTTCGCGCTCTAAGGCGGCAATTTCTTGTTGGAGCGTAACTAAGGCTTTTTTCTTTTCTGCAAGGAGCGTTTGTTTGTCTTTGCCTTCGCTTGAACAAGCCCAAAGACTAAGCGCAAGAAAGGCAAGGCTAAGGAAAGTAAGATAAGAACGGCGTTTCATATAGGAATGGGAAAAAG
This genomic stretch from Hugenholtzia roseola DSM 9546 harbors:
- a CDS encoding S9 family peptidase, whose product is MNLKNRTKKLAFSALCICATTLLGSVSLQQVEAQTLTAQTEKKKLTLEEIVTNHLLYPEAVYSTQARPETNFISYLDYEKGLMQIDDKGKTELLFTFEDLSQILAGTGRKPLLTYPQFVWASKNEIRFENDNLYLSYQIDTKSIETLTQIESGAENKDYAKSGAVAYTKNYNLFIAQNGNQMAVSKDGSLEISYGEAAHRSEFGITKGTFWSPDGSKLAFSRIDQSGVTSYPLADYAPATATHAPIKYPMAGATSQQVTIGVFDVKSQKTVYLQTGEPSEQYLTNLTWSPDGKKIYLAVVNRAQDEAAWRVYDAQNGKFLKELFKENDTEWVEPQHPLAFLPQNPNQFLVQSERNGFNHLYLYDTEGKLIRAVSQGEGQVLELLGFDAKGERVFYVANFGKPLESHLFVSEIATGKTTQLSTQAGVHGGKLNQDGTLLLDTYSSPEVPFEALLLDTKTGQRIATVKQSKNPLEKYEIGEISIQTHQAADGQTLYSRLIKPTNFDPSRKYPVMVYVYGGPHLQLINQSFRYAADYFMLYMAQQGYVVFSLDNRGSANRGAKFEQSIHRKLGENEVADQMVGVEYLKTLPFVDTDKMGVFGWSFGGFMTTSLMLKHPDVFKVGVAGGAVVDWKFYEVMYTERYMDTPQENPTGYLNASLLNKIHLLKGKLLLIHGMQDDVVVPQHTFALVEKAIKEGVLLDYFPYPSHPHNVRGKDRIHLYRKVATYLDSVLKK
- a CDS encoding GNAT family N-acetyltransferase; this encodes MSFRTVPHQSPQYKQAVALRREVLRLPLGLDFTKEELDQEADSFHCIWEEQGEVLATLILKPLSDTKLKMRQVAVRPQQQASGYGSKLLQAAHQWAKAQGYDYVEAHVRQVAFSFYQKLNYQAVGDTFLEVGIPHVKMYRSL
- a CDS encoding DUF4286 family protein, with protein sequence MIIYNVTINIADEVHQEWLEWMKAVHIPEVMQTGYFTENKMLRLLTESAEAQGTTYAIQYTCKTLADLESYQKNAAPALQAKTNEKYKGKFVAFRSILEVV
- a CDS encoding efflux RND transporter permease subunit — protein: MSEKQPQLKTFGLSTFSLSNATSVFILTAIIVVAGLMAYIGMPKEQFPEIKMPTVYVQTVYPGNSPVDIENLISRPIEKELKSLKGVKKITSTSVQDASAIVVEFNEDVQISKAVTDTKDAVDKSKKDLPNDLDTEPTVMELDLSEIPIVEINLSGDFEISKLKEYAEYLQDEMEALPEISEVDITGDLEREIQINANLHEMAARKVAFSDIENAIASENLTASGGEILNSGYRRSLRVDGEFSKVKEIETIIVKSENADAVYLKDVAKVSDNYVERKSIARLAKGDEMQQDSKPVISLKVKKRSGANLISAAEQIALILEKAQKERFPSGLKIVSTNDQSENIKKQIANLENNIISGVLLVVGVLLFFLGLRNASLVGVAIPLSMFLSFLVLNMMGVTINMIVLFALILALGMLVDNAIVVVENTYRLMEQGYTPFEAAKYGVGEVAIPIIASTATTLAAFVPLAFWGGILGEFMKYLPITLIIVLASSLFVGLVINPVFAKAFMRTSSKGTKKTINKGILVSSLVAMGLALPLYFINDTYTVPNLLMTYALIALGNVYVLSPLAHAFQDKVLTVVEGLYLRLLSFALKGRTPYFLFVSMFFLLFGSIFLVGLRQPKVELFPSNEPLFVYMYMEAPLGTDIYTMDAKAKEVEKIIYQTLEPYKGIIKSVITNVGAGSGDPNQAMGSAGGATPNKARIAVAFVDFELRGEVATSDVMKKLAESVKNVSGITIKTEKNREGPPVGKPINIEVTGDDYTKLVEVSENIKAFIDREGIAGIDNLELDAETGKPELLLTIDRDKARLYGLSTFTIATTLRTAIYGKEVSKFKDKDEDYPIQLRLEEKYRYNLSTLMNQVITFRDNRGQYRQIPISAVATVDYSSSFGSIKRKDLKRMIAIGSNVVEGYNANEIVEQIKTLLATYPMPEGYQWKFTGEQEEQQKSFLFLRNALLIAVSAIFLLLVMQFNSLVKPFIVMTSVLLSTIGVFLGLAIFNMNFVIIMTGIGIISLAGVVVNNAIVLIDYTDSVRQRKREERGLEEGEFLSDADLIEVLVEGGYTRLRPVLLTAITTVLGLVPLAIGLNIDFFKFYASFDPDIYMGGDNAIFWGPMAWTVIFGLVFATFLTLVIVPVMYLLADKLARLFAPKSKPFVVQTPEVEPKNPNTEPRKEPIA
- a CDS encoding efflux RND transporter periplasmic adaptor subunit, whose product is MKRRSYLTFLSLAFLALSLWACSSEGKDKQTLLAEKKKALVTLQQEIAALEREVGAGAEEKTQTRKLVELLPLAKTEFLHFIEVQGTVESDQNINVMPEMQGVIKSVLVKEGQNVSAGQTIAILDQSLLQTQIAELETRLELANTLFEKRQNLWKQNIGSEIEYLQAKNQKESLEKNILALKTQMGKAVVTAPISGVIDAVFAKQGEIGSPMSPMVRIVNLSQVTVTAEVSEAYLADVNKGDEVTVSMPAMNVEQKEKISFVSQAINPTNRTFTIQIDINNKDGNFKPNAVTTVKINDFTQKDAVVVPTNVVQLGTDGNKFLYIAEKQGSEMLAKKVVVETGISYDGQTLIKSGLTGSEQVIVKGYNEVITGDVLRL